One window from the genome of Candidatus Eisenbacteria bacterium encodes:
- a CDS encoding glycosyltransferase family 4 protein: MSVQPVRVCFFSPLLWPVWSGGAVPFAGGAEMQQARLARGLAARGFDVTVVTCDFGQPSPVTVDGVRVLKTYRRESGVPVLRFFHPRLSRSVAALRAAAAHVYYVRAAGLEAGIAFDVARSLGAAFVFAAAHDHDARRALPLLGNPRDRWWYARALRGADAVIAQSGAQRELFRREWNRESEVVPNLVELPSSAGPRTGTDVVWLSTYKAAKRPEWFTALARALPAQRFVMAGVVPRPPDPVEAWEAAQAASRELPNLEVRGFADPAGVSELLRGAALFVHTSPAEGFPNTLLEAWAHGVPGVSCVDPDGVVAREGLGEQVADREGLVRAVGTWMADPARRRAAGERARAYAARAHSPAATIEALARILGRAAGARPRTSGRG; this comes from the coding sequence GTGAGCGTGCAACCGGTGCGCGTGTGCTTCTTCTCGCCGCTCCTTTGGCCGGTGTGGAGCGGCGGCGCGGTGCCGTTCGCCGGCGGCGCCGAGATGCAGCAGGCCCGCCTCGCGCGCGGACTCGCGGCGCGCGGCTTCGACGTAACGGTCGTGACCTGCGACTTCGGGCAGCCCTCCCCGGTCACCGTGGACGGCGTGCGCGTTCTCAAGACCTACCGGCGCGAATCCGGAGTGCCGGTGCTGCGCTTCTTCCACCCGCGGCTCTCGCGCAGCGTCGCGGCGCTGCGCGCGGCGGCCGCGCACGTCTACTACGTCCGCGCCGCCGGGCTCGAGGCGGGCATCGCCTTCGACGTGGCCCGCTCGCTCGGGGCCGCGTTCGTGTTCGCCGCGGCGCACGATCACGACGCGCGCCGCGCGCTGCCGCTGCTCGGCAATCCGCGGGATCGCTGGTGGTACGCGCGCGCGCTGCGCGGAGCGGACGCGGTCATCGCCCAGTCCGGGGCGCAGCGCGAGCTGTTTCGCCGGGAGTGGAATCGCGAGTCCGAGGTGGTGCCCAACCTCGTCGAGCTGCCGTCCTCGGCCGGACCCCGCACGGGCACCGACGTGGTGTGGCTCTCGACCTACAAGGCCGCCAAGCGCCCGGAGTGGTTCACGGCGCTCGCGCGCGCGTTGCCGGCGCAGCGATTCGTCATGGCGGGCGTGGTGCCCCGCCCGCCCGACCCGGTCGAGGCATGGGAGGCCGCGCAAGCCGCCTCCCGCGAGTTGCCGAACCTCGAGGTGCGCGGTTTCGCCGATCCGGCAGGTGTGTCCGAGCTTCTGCGCGGCGCCGCGCTGTTCGTGCACACGTCGCCGGCCGAGGGCTTCCCGAACACGCTGCTCGAGGCGTGGGCGCACGGCGTGCCGGGCGTCTCGTGCGTGGACCCCGACGGCGTGGTCGCCCGGGAGGGACTCGGCGAACAAGTCGCGGACCGCGAAGGGCTCGTACGGGCGGTCGGTACGTGGATGGCCGACCCGGCCCGCCGCCGCGCCGCGGGCGAGCGCGCCCGCGCCTACGCCGCGCGCGCCCACTCGCCCGCGGCCACGATCGAAGCGCTGGCGCGGATCCTCGGGCGCGCGGCCGGTGCCCGCCCGCGCACGTCCGGCCGCGGCTGA
- a CDS encoding glycosyltransferase family 4 protein produces MHLAIVIGRFPPGVIGGAELQAEAWARRLAARHRVTVVTRLDVPGQQPVEERDGFTVRRLPVSPLPGWRTFADLTGIERLLAGLRPRPDVLLGFITFASGLAAVRAGRRLGVPAVVWIRGEAEYRLGASRFHRYLAPRIWRGATGVLVQSDWNRRELLRELGSVSPSAARDVEAKLDVVPNGLELPAGPFPPGDGVLAVGRLIADKGVDVLVDACASAGLALVIAGDGPERGALEARARARGASVRFTGPLSRPQLDPLYRAAAVCVLASRRGEGLPNAVLEAMSYARALVVTPSGATRDLLVDGESGLFVPADDPEALAAALRRLHGEPALAARLGARARQAAEAYAWERVVPRLEQTLGRWLR; encoded by the coding sequence GTGCACCTCGCGATCGTCATCGGCCGCTTCCCGCCGGGAGTGATCGGCGGGGCCGAACTGCAGGCCGAGGCCTGGGCGCGCCGACTCGCGGCGCGACATCGCGTCACCGTCGTGACGCGCCTCGATGTGCCGGGTCAGCAACCGGTCGAGGAGCGCGACGGCTTCACGGTGCGCCGGCTGCCGGTCTCGCCGCTGCCGGGCTGGAGGACGTTCGCCGACCTCACCGGGATCGAGCGGCTGCTCGCCGGGCTGCGGCCGCGGCCGGACGTGCTGCTCGGGTTCATCACGTTCGCTTCCGGGCTCGCTGCGGTCCGCGCGGGCCGCAGGCTCGGCGTACCGGCGGTCGTCTGGATCCGCGGCGAAGCCGAATACCGCCTCGGCGCTTCGCGCTTTCATCGTTATCTCGCGCCGCGCATCTGGCGCGGTGCGACCGGCGTGCTGGTCCAGAGCGACTGGAACCGGCGCGAACTGCTCCGCGAGCTCGGTTCGGTTTCGCCGTCCGCGGCCCGGGACGTGGAGGCGAAGCTCGACGTGGTCCCCAACGGCCTCGAGCTGCCGGCAGGTCCGTTCCCACCCGGCGACGGCGTGCTCGCGGTGGGACGGCTGATCGCCGACAAGGGCGTGGACGTGCTGGTGGACGCCTGCGCGTCGGCGGGGCTTGCGCTGGTGATCGCCGGCGACGGCCCCGAGCGGGGCGCGCTCGAAGCGCGCGCTCGCGCGCGTGGCGCGTCCGTGCGGTTCACGGGCCCGCTGTCACGACCGCAGCTCGACCCCCTCTATCGAGCGGCCGCGGTCTGCGTGCTCGCCTCGCGGCGCGGCGAAGGACTGCCGAACGCGGTGCTCGAAGCCATGTCGTATGCGCGGGCGCTCGTCGTGACGCCTTCGGGCGCGACGCGCGACCTGCTCGTGGACGGCGAGAGCGGACTGTTCGTGCCCGCGGACGACCCTGAAGCGCTCGCCGCCGCGCTGCGGCGGCTGCACGGCGAGCCGGCGCTGGCGGCGCGCCTGGGAGCGCGGGCGCGCCAGGCCGCCGAGGCCTACGCCTGGGAACGCGTGGTGCCGCGGCTCGAGCAGACGCTCGGCAGGTGGCTGCGGTGA
- the asnB gene encoding asparagine synthase (glutamine-hydrolyzing) yields the protein MCGINGVFHYREGAPDLALVRRQTHALRHRGPDDADVWSEGPAALGQRRLSILDLSPAGHQPMSNEDGTVWVTYNGELYNWPEVKPQLVARGHRLRGNSDTEMLLHLWEEKGAALVDDLRGMFAFALFDTRRRTLLLARDRVGKKPLFWHDDGRRIVFASELKSLMLDPSVPREADPRSVADYLTFQYVPSPQTIFAGVRKLPPGHRLVCDANGPRVERYWSLPVEPDPTIGPAEAVERLRELLAEAVRIRLMSDVPLGAFLSGGLDSSAVVALMAQAGATPVRTFSIGFDAADYSELEHARTVARHLGTEHHELIVKPDALDLLPKLVWGMDEPFADASMLPTFHVAQMARHHVTVALSGDGGDEAYAGYTTYGFARDYARLDAIPAPLRRLAALPARWLAGDHPLGRKLRRAGQDVAGRHLEVIAHFPPHELPGVLSRELRERTRGHDPFRAARAVHARAAGPAGPVAALLHLDAATYMCDDVLVKVDRTSMLNSLEVRAPLLDQVVLEYVARLPFHHKLRGNVTKWVLREAVRPLLPPAILQRGKQGFGVPLEHWFGSGFGDLARDVLLDRRCRERGWLDPTGVERVLVPGRQRDDRRARQVFTLLALELWARTWLDRPREELDRPESGAWPLHPAVAGVAKD from the coding sequence ATGTGCGGCATCAACGGCGTCTTCCACTATCGCGAGGGCGCACCCGACCTCGCGCTCGTACGGCGGCAGACGCACGCGCTGCGGCATCGCGGTCCCGACGACGCGGACGTGTGGAGCGAAGGTCCGGCCGCGCTAGGGCAGCGCCGCCTTTCCATCCTCGATCTGAGCCCCGCGGGCCACCAGCCGATGTCCAACGAGGACGGCACGGTCTGGGTGACCTACAACGGCGAGCTCTACAACTGGCCCGAGGTGAAGCCGCAGCTCGTCGCCCGCGGCCACCGGCTGCGCGGCAACAGCGACACCGAGATGCTGCTGCACCTGTGGGAGGAAAAGGGCGCCGCGCTGGTGGACGACCTGCGGGGCATGTTCGCCTTCGCGCTCTTCGACACCCGCCGCCGCACGCTGCTGCTGGCGCGCGACCGCGTCGGCAAGAAGCCGCTCTTCTGGCACGACGATGGCCGCAGGATCGTGTTCGCCTCGGAGCTCAAGAGCCTGATGCTGGATCCGTCGGTGCCGCGCGAGGCGGACCCGCGGTCGGTGGCCGACTACCTCACCTTTCAGTACGTCCCCAGCCCGCAGACCATCTTCGCGGGGGTCCGCAAGCTGCCGCCCGGGCACCGGCTCGTGTGCGACGCGAACGGCCCGCGGGTCGAGCGCTACTGGTCGCTGCCGGTGGAGCCCGATCCGACCATCGGACCGGCCGAGGCGGTCGAACGCCTGCGCGAGCTGCTCGCCGAGGCCGTGCGCATCCGGCTCATGTCGGACGTGCCGCTCGGCGCGTTCCTATCCGGCGGCCTCGACTCGAGCGCGGTGGTCGCGCTGATGGCGCAGGCGGGCGCCACCCCGGTCCGGACGTTCAGCATCGGCTTCGACGCCGCCGACTACAGCGAGCTCGAGCACGCGCGCACCGTCGCCCGCCATCTCGGGACGGAGCACCACGAGCTGATCGTGAAGCCGGACGCGCTCGATCTGCTCCCGAAGCTGGTCTGGGGCATGGACGAGCCGTTCGCGGACGCCTCGATGCTGCCGACCTTCCACGTCGCGCAGATGGCGCGACACCACGTGACGGTCGCGCTCTCCGGGGACGGCGGCGACGAGGCGTACGCCGGCTACACCACCTATGGATTCGCGCGCGACTATGCGCGCCTGGACGCCATTCCGGCGCCGCTGCGGCGGCTGGCGGCGCTGCCCGCGCGCTGGCTGGCGGGCGACCACCCGCTCGGGCGCAAGCTGCGTCGCGCGGGTCAGGACGTCGCCGGACGTCACCTCGAGGTCATCGCGCACTTCCCGCCGCACGAGCTCCCGGGCGTGCTGTCGCGTGAGCTGCGCGAACGCACGCGCGGACACGATCCGTTCCGCGCCGCGCGCGCCGTGCACGCGCGGGCGGCCGGCCCCGCCGGGCCCGTCGCGGCGCTGCTGCACCTCGACGCGGCCACCTACATGTGCGACGACGTGCTCGTGAAGGTGGACCGCACCTCGATGCTCAACTCGCTCGAGGTGCGGGCGCCCCTGCTCGATCAGGTCGTGCTCGAGTACGTGGCGCGACTGCCCTTCCACCACAAGCTGCGCGGCAACGTGACGAAGTGGGTGCTGCGCGAGGCGGTGCGACCGTTGCTGCCGCCGGCGATCCTGCAGCGGGGCAAGCAGGGTTTCGGCGTGCCGCTCGAGCACTGGTTCGGCTCCGGCTTCGGCGATCTCGCCCGCGACGTGCTGCTCGATCGCCGCTGCCGGGAGCGAGGCTGGCTCGACCCGACGGGCGTCGAGCGAGTGCTCGTGCCGGGCCGCCAGCGAGACGACCGCCGCGCGCGGCAGGTGTTCACGCTGCTGGCGCTCGAGCTGTGGGCGCGCACCTGGCTGGACCGTCCGCGCGAGGAACTGGACCGTCCCGAGTCGGGCGCCTGGCCGCTGCATCCGGCGGTCGCGGGCGTCGCGAAGGACTGA